One window from the genome of Nomascus leucogenys isolate Asia chromosome 12, Asia_NLE_v1, whole genome shotgun sequence encodes:
- the WNT2B gene encoding protein Wnt-2b isoform X2: MRSVGEGAREWIRECQHQFRHHRWNCTTLDRDHTVFGRVMLRSSREAAFVYAISSAGVVHAITRACSQGELSVCSCDPYTRGRHHDQRGDFDWGGCSDNIHYGVRFAKAFVDAKEKRLKDARALMNLHNNRCGRTAVRRFLKLECKCHGVSGSCTLRTCWRALSDFRRTGDYLRRRYDGAVQVMATQDGANFTAARQGYRRATRTDLVYFDNSPDYCVLDKAAGSLGTAGRVCSKTSKGTDGCEIMCCGRGYDTTRVTRVTQCECKFHWCCAVRCKECRNTVDVHTCKAPKKAEWLDQT, encoded by the exons ATGCGTTCAGTGGGCGAGGGTGCCCGAGAATGGATCCGAGAGTGTCAGCACCAATTCCGCCACCACCGCTGGAACTGTACCACCCTGGACCGGGACCACACCGTCTTTGGCCGTGTCATGCTCAGAA GTAGCCGAGAGGCAGCTTTTGTATATGCCATCTCATCAGCAGGGGTAGTCCACGCTATTACTCGTGCCTGTAGCCAAGGTGAACTGAGTGTGTGCAGCTGTGACCCCTATACCCGTGGCCGACACCATGACCAGCGTGGGGACTTTGACTGGGGTGGCTGCAGTGACAACATCCACTATGGTGTCCGTTTTGCCAAGGCCTTCGTGGATGCCAAGGAGAAGAGGCTTAAGGATGCCCGGGCCCTCATGAACTTACATAATAACCGCTGTGGTCGCACG GCTGTGCGGCGGTTTCTGAAGCTGGAGTGTAAGTGCCATGGCGTGAGTGGTTCCTGTACTCTGCGCACCTGCTGGCGTGCACTCTCAGATTTCCGCCGCACAGGTGATTACCTGCGGCGGCGCTATGATGGGGCTGTGCAGGTGATGGCCACCCAGGATGGTGCCAACTTCACCGCAGCCCGCCAAGGCTATCGCCGTGCCACCCGGACTGATCTTGTCTACTTTGACAACTCTCCAGATTACTGTGTCTTGGACAAGGCTGCAG GTTCCCTAGGCACTGCAGGCCGTGTCTGCAGCAAGACTTCAAAAGGAACAGACGGTTGTGAAATCATGTGCTGTGGCCGAGGGTACGACACAACTCGAGTCACCCGTGTTACCCAGTGTGAGTGCAAATTCCACTGGTGCTGTGCTGTACGGTGCAAGGAATGCAGAAATACTGTGGACGTCCATACTTGCAAGGCCCCCAAGAAGGCAGAGTGGCTGGACCAGACCTGA